From a single Loigolactobacillus coryniformis subsp. coryniformis KCTC 3167 = DSM 20001 genomic region:
- a CDS encoding copper homeostasis protein CutC → MLIKEVCLENFTNLPQAIRQGANRIELCDNLAVGGTTVSHGVMAETMRYAHEKDVPVFTMIRPRGGNFVYNDLELRMMEADLFTAQQLGADGVVFGCLTSDHQIDEEAMEMLLGAAGGMEVTFHMAFDEIAADQQPAAIDWLAEHQVTRILTHGGPLTEPLNIAALKQTIATANGRLTILPGGGITADNATELATELGIPEVHGTKVVGTLG, encoded by the coding sequence ATGCTGATCAAAGAAGTTTGTCTTGAAAACTTTACCAACTTACCACAAGCCATTCGTCAAGGTGCTAATCGCATCGAGCTGTGCGATAACCTAGCCGTTGGTGGGACGACCGTTAGCCACGGTGTAATGGCCGAAACAATGCGTTACGCTCATGAAAAAGACGTTCCCGTTTTTACGATGATTCGGCCACGCGGTGGTAATTTTGTTTATAACGATTTAGAATTACGCATGATGGAGGCTGATCTTTTTACGGCGCAACAATTAGGCGCCGATGGTGTGGTCTTTGGATGCTTAACTAGTGATCATCAGATCGATGAAGAAGCTATGGAAATGCTGCTTGGAGCAGCCGGTGGCATGGAAGTTACTTTCCATATGGCTTTTGACGAAATTGCTGCGGACCAACAGCCTGCAGCAATTGATTGGCTAGCTGAACATCAAGTAACCCGTATTTTGACGCATGGTGGCCCATTAACCGAACCACTTAATATTGCCGCATTAAAGCAAACAATTGCGACAGCTAATGGTCGGCTAACGATCTTACCTGGTGGCGGGATCACTGCCGATAACGCAACTGAATTAGCTACAGAATTAGGTATCCCAGAAGTGCATGGTACCAAAGTTGTTGGTACATTAGGTTGA
- the msrA gene encoding peptide-methionine (S)-S-oxide reductase MsrA, protein MEKAIFAGGCFWCMVKPFDTQPGIEKVVSGYTGGTVANPTYEQVASHTTGHTEAVEITYDPSVISYAQLVESYWRQTDPTDAMGQFQDRGDSYRPVIFVSNEAERQIAEASKAKLAASGRFDKPIVTQIEDAQPFYPAEAEHQDFYKKNAWRYAIEEQGGREQFIHEKWQ, encoded by the coding sequence TTGGAAAAAGCAATTTTTGCTGGTGGCTGTTTTTGGTGTATGGTCAAGCCGTTTGATACCCAACCAGGAATTGAAAAGGTTGTTTCTGGCTATACTGGCGGTACAGTGGCTAATCCGACTTATGAACAAGTGGCTAGTCATACAACTGGGCATACGGAAGCGGTTGAGATCACCTATGATCCCAGCGTTATTTCCTACGCTCAGCTAGTAGAAAGCTATTGGCGGCAAACCGACCCTACTGATGCTATGGGACAGTTTCAGGACCGTGGTGACAGTTACCGGCCGGTAATTTTTGTAAGTAATGAAGCAGAACGGCAAATTGCTGAAGCTTCTAAGGCTAAATTAGCGGCCAGTGGTCGTTTTGATAAGCCAATCGTCACTCAAATCGAAGACGCCCAACCTTTTTATCCAGCCGAAGCAGAACACCAAGATTTCTACAAGAAGAATGCTTGGCGCTATGCGATTGAGGAACAGGGCGGACGGGAACAATTCATTCACGAAAAATGGCAATAA
- the msrB gene encoding peptide-methionine (R)-S-oxide reductase MsrB translates to MAKDDAELRQRIGDEAYEVTQHAATERPFSGKYDNFDQPGIFVDIVSGEPLFSSTDKYDAGCGWPSFTKPIAKKQIKQHVDRSLGMARTEVRSQNADSHLGHVFTDGPVDKGGLRYCINSAALRFVPATDLTAQGYGDYQFLFE, encoded by the coding sequence ATGGCAAAAGACGATGCAGAATTACGGCAGCGAATCGGTGATGAGGCATATGAGGTGACTCAGCATGCTGCAACTGAACGGCCATTTAGTGGCAAATATGATAATTTTGATCAGCCGGGAATCTTTGTTGATATTGTCAGCGGCGAACCGTTATTTAGTTCAACTGATAAATATGATGCTGGTTGTGGTTGGCCGTCATTCACTAAGCCAATCGCTAAAAAGCAGATCAAGCAGCACGTTGATCGTTCGTTGGGAATGGCTCGTACTGAAGTTCGTAGTCAAAATGCTGATTCACATTTAGGCCATGTTTTTACGGATGGTCCCGTTGATAAAGGTGGGCTACGTTACTGTATTAATTCAGCAGCGTTGCGTTTTGTCCCAGCAACTGACTTGACAGCGCAAGGCTATGGCGATTATCAATTTTTATTTGAATAA
- a CDS encoding lactonase family protein, giving the protein MSVKLLLGSYTRNAGTGIYQTTLDVEKKQLAQPSAYITAGNPTYLAVSQAKRLYSVLAEKDAGGLVAYDLADFNAPKLINKSVQPGSSPAYVAVDEARQLVYSAKYHSGQLLIHRVLPDGGLELVTTVTDHGHGPKPEQDGAHVHFADLTPDQRLVTCDLGTDEVHTYDVTADGQVTEVAVYQTAAGFGPRHIVFHPTAPIAYLAGELGSAVEVLNYDATTGRFTHLQTIATIPAEHTTHNGAAAIRISADGRFLYVSNRGHDSLAGFAIKADYSLKLQQLIATEGEFPRDFAFDPTEKFVVCANQNTSNLTLFARDAKTGKLSLLQKDIACTEPVCVRFLNF; this is encoded by the coding sequence TTGTCAGTAAAATTATTATTGGGTAGTTACACCCGCAATGCCGGCACTGGTATCTATCAAACCACTTTAGATGTAGAAAAAAAGCAATTAGCACAACCATCAGCTTACATTACGGCCGGCAATCCTACTTATCTGGCCGTTTCACAAGCAAAGCGCTTGTATAGTGTCTTAGCCGAAAAAGATGCTGGTGGCTTAGTCGCTTATGATCTAGCTGATTTTAATGCACCGAAATTGATCAATAAATCAGTTCAACCCGGCTCATCACCTGCATACGTAGCGGTCGATGAAGCACGCCAGTTAGTCTATTCAGCAAAATACCACAGTGGTCAATTATTGATCCACCGTGTTTTGCCTGATGGCGGCCTTGAATTAGTGACAACCGTTACCGATCATGGTCACGGACCAAAACCAGAACAAGACGGTGCACACGTTCATTTTGCCGATTTGACTCCTGATCAACGTTTAGTCACTTGTGATCTGGGCACCGATGAAGTCCACACTTATGATGTCACCGCAGATGGACAAGTTACTGAAGTGGCCGTTTACCAAACTGCCGCTGGATTTGGTCCACGCCATATCGTCTTCCACCCAACTGCACCGATCGCTTATTTAGCTGGAGAATTAGGTAGTGCTGTTGAAGTATTGAATTATGACGCTACCACTGGCCGTTTCACTCATTTACAGACGATCGCAACAATACCCGCTGAACACACGACTCATAATGGTGCTGCCGCGATTCGTATTTCCGCTGATGGTCGTTTCTTATATGTTTCGAATCGCGGTCACGACTCACTAGCTGGCTTTGCGATCAAAGCAGATTACAGCTTAAAATTACAACAATTAATCGCAACCGAAGGCGAATTCCCCCGCGATTTTGCTTTTGATCCAACCGAAAAATTTGTTGTCTGTGCAAATCAAAATACCAGCAATCTAACATTGTTTGCACGTGACGCTAAAACTGGTAAACTAAGCTTACTACAAAAAGATATCGCTTGTACTGAACCAGTTTGCGTGCGCTTTTTGAATTTTTAA